DNA sequence from the Desulfurobacterium indicum genome:
CTCAATAAACTGCTCCGGATTTCCTATCCCACAAAAAACATTAATATCCCTGGGAGGCGGTGAAGTCTCAGAAAGATTCTCGTCCATCCAGCCATTAAAAGTCTGATGTGCCCTAAAAACAGGTTTTTTAAAAGTTTTTAGATAAAGCTCTATTGAATTTATCTTTTCAACAGGTGCAAGATTTGACCTGGAAAGAACAAAGCAGTGAGCCCTCTCAAGAGCCGAAACGGGCTCTCTCAATGTTCCTAAGGGGAGACAGTGATTTCCCCCAAAGGGATTGAAGGGATCAACCACAACAATATTAACAGTGGAAACTATTTTTAACTGTTGAAATCCATCATCAAGGACAACTATGTTGGCACCTTTCTCAGCGGCAAAATCTATTCCTTTTAGCCTATCCCTGCTGACGACAACTCTGAAACCTCTTCTGGCGAAGATCACTGCTTCATCACCGAACTTTTTTGCATCGTCCCGAGCAAGTACAGGCCCTTTTTCAGTCCCACCGTAACCTCTCATAACGATTGCAGGAGAAAAGCCCATATCCTCAAGCATCCTGTAAATAAACTCAACGAGGGGAGTCTTCCCGGCTCCACCGACAACTATGTTCCCAACGGATATAACAGGAATTTTTGGAACAACAGACGTCAAAATACCGTGACGATAAAGATCTATTCTCGCAGAAGAAACTAAGCAGTAAATCTTTGACAAAAGATAGAAAATAGGATAAAGCAAAGCCCAACCTTTTTCTTTTTTAAAAACCTTTTTTCTAATCTCCTCAAGTCTCAAACAAAAACCTCTTTCAAAATTCTTTCCGTAACACTTCTTTCTTTCTCCAAAACTCTCTTACCGCAAACTCCAACACGGTGTCTCAATTCGTCATTTTTAATCAACAGACTAATTTTATCAAATAGATTTTCATGAGTTGAAAAGATAATACATTCTTTAATTTTTGAAATCACTCCTTGGAAATGGGAGTAATAGGGACCTAAAACAACCGGTATGCCAAAAACCATAGGTTCCAGAGGATTATGCCCACCAACTTTTTCGTTGAATGTTCCGCCTATAACGGCAATATCTCCGAGACTATAAAAAGATGAAAGTTCACCAACGGTATCCACAATGTAAAAATCTGTATCTGAAGGAACATTTTTTGACTGTGTTCTTAAAACAGCTTTTCCCGGCAGAAGAGAGAGCAAAGATTCCGCTCTGCCGACGTGTCTAGGAGCAACAATCGTTAAAATTTGTGGAAACTCTTCTTTCAACTTTACATGGATTTTACCAGCAAGCACCTCTTCACCCTCGTGAGTGCTCCCCCAAACAATTATGGGGAAACGGTTACCTATGCTGACATTAACAGGTTTTGGTTTCATCACGCTGTCAAATTTCAGGTCACCTACCGTCTTAACCTTTGCAAATCCCAGTTCTTTTGCCCTCTCTGCATCTTTGTCACTTCTGGCAAGAAAAACGGAAGAGTTAAAAATCTCTTTCAGAACCAAAGATAACCTTTTATAAAGAGAAAAACTACTTTCTGTTATTTTACCGCTGACAAAATAGACCTCTACTTTCTGCTCAATAGCCGAAGTCAGAAGGGAAGGCCAGATCTCCGTTTCATAAACAAGAAGCTTCTTCACACCCAGGCTTTTAACAAAACGATCCGTAAAGGGCTTCATATCGGGAGGAATCACATAAACAGGAATTTCCGGAAAAAGTTTTAAAGCCCTATCCGCACCGTAATCGGTAAAAGTCGTAACAATAGCTCTATCTTTTAACTTTTCTATAAGCGGTCTTGCAGAATTTACCTCTCCAATACTGGCACAGTGAATCCAGATATCTCTTCCTTCTACCTGTGACTCAGAGGGGAATGAAAAAAAACGTCTTTTTACAGAGAAACCGCCGCGCTTTTTTGACGTAAACTTTGCAACTGTTAAAAGGACAGGCAGAGAAACTCCGTAGAGAAGATTGTAAATAAAAAGGCCGATCCTCATTTTATTCCTACTAATTTATGAATCTGAGGGATAACCCTCACGTTAAACCGGAAAAGTATAGTTTTTTCTCTCATAACAAGGTCTATAGCTCTTTTCACACTTTCAGAATAGGGCTTCTCCGGAATTCCTATCGGCTGAAAAATGATGCCTTTTTTAGAAAAATAATTCTCATATTTCCTTACAATCTTAAGAATCCAAATAAGATCCTCTTCTGAAAGAATCAAAAACTTAACCTGCACCCTATCGGGAAAGTTAACAATAAAATTCTCAAGAGATTCTAAAGGAAAATCCATTCCCATAGAAGGGGGCTTCGGAGAAATATTTACAAAAACTTTCTTAACAAATATATCCGCTTTATAAAAGAATCCACTCGTCTCAACAAAAATCCTTTTGACCCAGGTTTCGGACGAAAGTTTGAAGAGAAAATCGGGAAGGCCGTCTTGAGAAAGAGGTTCACCACCGGTAACAACTACATACGAAAGACCAAGATTTTTAAGCTCACCGATTATCTCTTCATGAGAAAACTCCGTTCCTCCAATCCTTGCCTCCTGGGTATCACAATACCTGCACTTTAAGGGACAACCGGCAAAACGAACAAAGGAAGCAACAAGCCCGACATCAACTCCTTCACCCTGAACAGAAGAAAATATCTCGTAAACTTTCATCAAATCTACTCTTCTATCATACACAAGAATGTGGGCTTCACTATAACGTCAAGTTTATCAATCTCAGCAATTGCCACCTTAACCGTTTTAAACGAAGCCTCATGAGTTGTCATAACAACAGGAACGCCACCGTTTAAAGCTATGCTTTTCTGAAGTGCCATCTTTATACTTATATTGTATTTCCCCAGGATACTTGAAATTTTCGCAAGAACACCCGGCTTATCAACGGCGGTAAATCTTATATAAAAGCTTGAAACAAACTCTCCAGGCCTTTTAACAGGTATCTTTGCCCCTCTCTTTAAAAGAGAAACCGGAACGCTACTCCCCCTTCCGCAGGCTATATCCGCTATGTCGGCAACAACAGCACTTGCAGTCGGTCTCTGACCGGCTCCCATACCGTAGTAGAGCGTAGGTCCCACAAAATCTCCCTCTATAAGACATGCATTAAACACTCCATCAACCGAAGAGAGAATATGGTCTTCGGGAAGCATGGCAGGATGAACCCTTACCTCTACCTTGCCGTTGTCAGGTTTTGCCACTGCAAGAAGTTTTATCCTGTATCCAAACTCATGAGCAAAATCTATATCAAGAGGTGTTATATCCCTTATTCCCTTAACATAGACATCATTTATAGTTACCCAACCACCGTAAGCTATTGACGCAAGAATGGCTATCTTATGAGCAGCGTCTATACCGTCAACATCAAGAGAAGGATCAGCTTCAGCATATCCTTTTTCTCCTGCGATTTTAAGCGCTTCCTCAAAAGAGATTCCCCTTGTTGTCATCTCTGTAAGAATGAAATTGGCCGTTCCATTTATAATTCCCAGTATCTTCTCTATCCTGTTTGCCACAAGGCCTTCATTAAGAGCTTTTATAACGGGAATACCCCCGCCGACGCTTGCCTCAAACCTTATTGAAACACCATTTTCAAAAGCCGCTGAAAAAAGCTCTTCTCCGTAAGAGGCAAAGAGGGCTTTATTGGCACTGACTACATGTTTTCCATTTTCAAGAGCAGATTTCACGATGTCTTTAGCAACAGTCGTCCCACCGATAAGCTCAACAACTATATCAACTTCAGACTCAACAACTTTAAATCCATCGTTAACAATAAATTTCTCCGGAACGCCGAGTTTTTTAACCTTTTCAACATCCCTATCGGCAACCATTGAAAGCTCTATTTTCTTCCCTATCCTCTCCTCAATAATATCTCTATTCTGAAGAAGTATTTTAACCACACCCGAACCGACTGTTCCGCATCCGACAATACCTACCTTAACTGAATCCATAATCTACTCCTAAACATTGATGTTCCTGAGTCCATACTTTTCAAATGCTCTTTTAATACCTCTAACTGCTTGCTTGATTCTTAATTCATTCTCTACAAGTGCAAATCTAACATACTCGTCCCCATATTCACCAAAACCTATACCGGGAGAAACTGCAACCTTCCCGTCAAGGAGAAGCATCTTTGAAAACTCAAGAGAACCCATGGAACGAAACTTTTCAGGAATCTTTGCCCATACAAACATAGTAGCTTTGGGTTTTTCAACGTGCCACCCTATACGGTTTAAACCGTTAACAAGAACATCTCTTCTCTTTTCATATATTTTTCTGTATTCTTCAACGCAGGATTGATCCCCTTTAAGGGCAATAATAGCAGCAATCTGAATCGGCTGGAACATACCGTAGTCAAGATAGCTTTTCATTCTGTAAAGTGCATGAATAACATCCTTGTTACCTGCTGCAAAGCCAACCCTCCAGCCAGCCATGGAGTAAGTTTTTGAAAGAGAATAAAACTCTACTGCAACATCTTTTGCACCTTTAACTTGAAAAATACTCGGAGGAACATAATCGTCAAAAGAGATTTCAGAATAGGCAAGATCCTGAATAAGTAAAAGGTTATTCTCTCTTGCAAAATCAACTATTTTTTCAAAAAATTTTATATCCACACAGGCCGTTGTCGGATTGTGAGGAAAGTTTAAAAGAAGAACTTTCGGCCTTGGCCAGCTCTCCTTATAAGCCTTTATGATGGATTCAAGAAAAGCATCCTCATCAAATCCGTCGTCCGTAAGCAGCGGAATACTTCTTACGTCTCCCCCTGCTATTATAAAAGAGTAAGGGTGAATCGGATACGCAGGTGTCGGAACCATAACAACATCACCGGGATTAACAAGTGTCAGAGCAAGATGTGCAAGTCCCTCTTTTGAACCTATTGTTGTTATAACTTCTGTTTCAGGATCAAGATCAACGTTATACTTTCTTTTATACCAAAGGGCAAGTGCTTCCCTTAACTTAAACAGGCCTTTTGTCTGAGAATATCTATGATTACGCGGATTTTTCGCTGCCTCACACAGTTTATCAACAATATGTTTTGGCGTGGGAAGGTCAGGATTTCCCATACCAAGGTCAACAATATCTTCCCCCGCTCGCCTGAGTTTCGTTTTCAAATCATTAACAACAGCAAAAACGTAAGGGGGAAGTCTGTCAATACGTGCAAACTGAAAGTTCGGCATAGTTAACTCTCCGGATTTTAAATTTAAAAGTTATTTTAAACTATATTTTTCTATCTGTAACCGTTTCTTTAAAGAGATTTACAGTTTCTTCGTCTATTGAAATAAACCTTATCTCCTTCAACGAACTTTGAGAATTTTTCAAAAGCCAGCTTAAAACCTCATCAACTATAACAAACACACCTTCCCTCCTGGGATAACCGAATATACCAGTGCTTATGGCAGGAATAGAAATAGAAGAAAGGCCAAGATTGGAAGCAACTTCAAGAACCGAATCAACAGCACTTCTCAGCTTTCTCTCCTCGTCACCTTCACCCCAGACAGGACCGACAGTGTGAATAACAAAACGGCAGGGAAGTTTTCCCGCCGTTGTAAACACCGCCTTACCAACGGGAAGATAACCGATTCTGTTGCTCTCCTCCTGAATAATCTTTCCACCTTTTCTAACAATAGCGCCAGCAACTCCTCCACCGTGTTTGAGAGAAGAATTGGCTGGATTAACAATAGCATCAACAACTTCTTCGGTTATATCACCCTGAACAACTACAAGGTCTCTACCGTTCCAGTTTAAGCGTGCAACTTCTCTGTTATTCATAGTTACTTAAGATCTCCCCATATATACTGGACAAGGGCAAGCCCAACAATGGCTGCCGTCTCCGCTCTGAGTATTCTCTTCCCTAAATGAATAACGTAAAAGCCTTTATCCCTTAAAAACTCCACCTCCTTTTCATCAAGACCACCTTCAGGACCGACAAGAAGGGAAACCGAAGTAGCAGTCACATCGGAAAAGCTTTCAAGACTCTTTCCGCCTCTTTCCCACAAAACGAATTTCAAATCGGAATTATCACTTATAGAAGAAAGCCTGACAGGCTCTTTAACTGGAGGGATAACGGCACGACCACACTGTTTTGAAGCATTCAGAACAATCTCATTCCAGCGGCGCAGTTTACCGCTCCAGTCTTTTACCTTTTCGCCGAAAGCCGAGCGCTGACATATTACCGGCACAATTTCGGTAACCCCGAGTTCCGTTGCTTTTTGAAGAGCAAATTCAAACTTCTGAAGTCTGTTCGTAAGTCCCATATAAAGGATTGTTTTCAAAGGGCTTTCTCTGTTTATCGTTATCTCTTCCAAAACTTTAAGTCTGACAGATTGTGTAGATGAAGCCTCTATAACGGCAAGATACTCCTTTCCGCTTCCGTCAAACACAACAATTTCGTCACCGGGACGAAGCCTTAAAACCTTTAACACGTGGCGCGCTTCCTGGCCTCTCAGATAAGCAACCTCTCCTTTTATCCCATCAACCTTAAATCTCCTCATCACCTCTCCAATAAATAATGATGATATTCCAAACCTAACTAAAATTTTAACATTAACAGAGAAACAGAATCGAAACAGATTAATTAAAAATAGCGTCAGAACTTACTTTGAATGTTCCCATTTATACGAGAATCAAAACTTCCATCGATAATGGTGCTTATAACAACACCTGAATTCTTTAATAAAAAATATGTGGCAGTTTTTCGGAAACTGCCACATAGATTAGATAATAATGCTATTAAAGAATCGGCATTTTCGAAACATTATCAATTATTTCATCTGCGCAGCTGCCTTTCTCCTCTTCTCTCTAACACTGATCTTCCCTTTAGGCGTAATGTCAAAGACAACTTCTCCGCCTTCAAGGAATCTTCCAGAAAGAATTTCATCAGTTAACCTGTCTTCTATCAGAGACTGAATGGCTCTTCTTATAGTTCTTGCACCATACTCTTTACGGAATTCTCTATCTACAATGTAATTTACAAATTTACTTGTTACATGAATCTTGAGATTTCTTTCTTTTAACTCCTCATTCAACCTATCAACCTGCTTTCTTACAATCTCTTTAACATCTTCTCTCGTAAGAGGATGGAATACCACTATTTCATCAAGCCTGTTTATAAATTCCGGTTTGAAGTATCTCTTTACTTCATCCATCACAAAAGACTTCATTCTTTCAAAAGCTTTTCTTTCCATATCTTCTTCCGTGCCAGTATCAAACCCCATACCCTTCTGAGCCGAAACAAGATGTTTGGCGCCAAGGTTTGATGTCATTATCAGTATCGTGTTTGTAAAGGAAACAGTCCTTCCAAGACCATCTGTCAACCTTCCGTCTTCCATTATCTGTAACAGAATATTAAGAACATCAGGATGTGCCTTTTCGATTTCATCAAGAAGAATAACACTATAAGGTTTTCTTCTAACTATCTCTGTAAGCTGTCCTCCTTCTTCATAACCAACATACCCAGGAGGCGCACCGATAAGCCTGGAAACCGTATGCTTTTCCATATACTCAGACATATCTATTCTAATCATTGCTTTTTCATCACCAAAAAGAGCCTCTGCAAGTGTTTTAGCAAGCTCCGTCTTACCAACACCTGTCGGGCCGAGAAACAGAAAAGATCCTATTGGTCTGTTCAAATTAGTTCTGATACCTAATCTTGAACGCTTTATAGCACGTGCTACGGCACTTACAGCCTTTTCCTGACCTACAACTCTTCTGTGAAGCTCTGCCTCTAATCTCAGCAACTTTTCTCTTTCTGCCTCATGTAGCTGGTTAACAGGAATTCCCGTCCAAAGAGCCACTATCTCCTCTATCTCAAGAACATCAATAACAGGTTTTTCACTCTTCCTGTTAACAAACCATTTCTTATTCAGCTCCTCAAGTTTTGAAGTTAACTTCATCTCTTCCTGCTTATACTCGTGAGCTTTCTCATACTCTGCCATAGCAAGTGCTTCTTCCTTAAGAGCTTTAATCTCCTGCAATCTCTCTTCTATTCTTTTGATATCTGAAGGCTTGGTTCCCATTCTCAGTTGAGCTTTGGCTCCCGCTTCATCAACAATATCAATCGCTTTATCAGGAAGCTTTCTGTCATTTATATAACGAACAGCTAGTTTAACAGCTCTCTCTATAGCCTCATCGGTTATAGTAACGTTGTGGAACTCTTCAAACTTAGGTTTTAGACCTTTCAAAATCTCAACAGTTTCTTCCACAGAAGGCTCTTCAACTAAGACAGGCTGGAATCTTCTCTCAAGAGCCCCGTCTTTCTCTATATATTTCCTGTATTCATCAAGCGTAGTTGCACCTATAACCTGTATCTCCCCTCTTGAGAGAGAAGGCTTCAAAATGTTAGAAGCATCCATTGAACCTTCAGCAGCACCGGCACCGACGAGAGTATGAAGTTCATCTATAAACAAAATCACATCTTTGTTATTTTCAAGCTCCTTTACAACTGATTTTAATCTCTCTTCAAACTGGCCTCTATACTTCGTCCCGGCAATAAGGGAAGCCATATCAAGAGAAACAATTCTTTTATCTTTCAATTTTTCCGGGACATTTCCTTCGGCAATTCTTATAGCCAGTCCTTCAACTATCGCAGTTTTACCAACACCGGGTTCACCTATTAAAACTGGATTGTTTTTACGTCTCCTTGCAAGAATGTGAATAACTCTTTCTATCTCTTTATCACGACCGATAACAGGATCAAGGGAACCTTCCTCTGCAAGTTTTGTCAGATCTCTTCCATATTTATCAAGATTTGGAGTGTTTGACTTTCTTGAAGTCTTAGCTTTTCCTAAAATCCCTTTCAATATAGCTGTTACTTCCCTGCGAAGAGTATAATGATCCAGTCCATAACTCCTCAGAATCCTCCCTGCAAGCCCAAGTCGCTCTTTAGCAAGACCTATAAAAATATGTTCAGGCCCGACGTAGGCATGTCCCAAAATTTTAGCCTCTTCAACCGCTTGTTCTAATGCCCGTCTTGCTTCAGTGGTAAAAGCAATTGTATTTACATCAACTTCATCTGGAGAAGGTTGAATCTGATGTATAACCATCTCCTGAATACGTATCTTTGAAATGTTATACTTACTTATTATCTGATTTACAATTTCATCTTCTTTAAGCAGAACAAGCAATAAATGCTCTGTTCCAAGATACGGAGTTCTGAGAGTAACAGCTTCTTCTTTAGCTTTTATTACAATTTGTCTTGCTTTTTTGGTAAACTTCTCAAACATATACACCTCTCTTAAATATTAATAATGCCGTCTTTTATAAAGTATATCCTGTCGGCAAACTTTTCCAGTTCACGGTTATGCGTGGCAATAAAGAAGGTAGTCTCAGTCTCTCTGTTAAGTTCTGCCATAAGGGAAAGAACGGATTCTGAAGTCTTAGAGTCAAGATTTCCTGTTGGTTCATCAGCGAGAACAAGCTCAGGGGAATTAACAAGTGCACGGGCAATTGCCGTTCGCTGCTGTTCACCACCGGATATCTCAAACGGTTTATGAGTTAATCTATGCCCCAATCCTACCTTTTTCAACATGTCAACTGCCTTTTCTCTTGCCTCATCAACATCTACTCCAGCTATTAAAAGAGGTGCCATAACATTTTCAATCAGGGTAAACTCCATAATTAAATAGTGAAACTGAAAAACAAAACCCAGATTTTTATTCCTAAAAAGTGCCAGCTTTTTTTCATTCATTGAAAACAGATCCTTCCCTTTATAAAAAACCTTTCCCGATGTCGGTCTGTCAAGAGTTCCAAGAACATGTAGCAAAGTGCTTTTACCTGAACCTGAAGCTCCCATTATCAGAGCAAATTCCCCTTTATTCAAAACAAGGTTTATTCCCTTTAAAGCTTCAACGGTATCACTTTCCGTTCTGTATATCTTCTTCAAATTTTTAACTTCTACCAAAATCATATTAAACCTCTCACCATGGGCAATTTAGACTTATAATACCATTATTTAATTGAAAGCATGGAGAAGCAATGGAAAACCTTAAACAATTGGAAAACATACTTGAGAAAATTATTAACTGCGTAAAAGACGGATACATCGTTGGTGGAGCTTTAAGAGATTTTCTGCTGGGAATAGAGGATATAAAAGATGTAGATATAGTAATTTCCGGTAACTTTTATGAGACTATTCATTGCATAGAAAAAGCCACCCAGCAAAAAGGTTTTCTTTATACAAGAGAAAAACCGGTTTACACATTCTATCTGAATAATATTCGAGTAGATATAACAAAACTTCAGGGAACCATAGAAGAAGATCTTTCGCACAGAGACTTCACAATAAATACAATCGCCTACAGTCTAAAAGAAAAAAAAATCATCGACCCTTTAAACGGAATAAAAGACCTGCAGAAAAAAATACTATGTCCGGTATCTTCTTCAGCGCTTAAAAAAGATCCTGTAAGGATTCTCAGAGGAATAAGGATTAAAAGCAAATTCCATCTATCCTATTCGAAAAAGTTTACCGAAAGTGCGAAAAAGTTTGCAAATTTGATAGAAAAAGAACCTAAAGAAAGAATTAGAGAAGAACTGATAAAAATTCTTAAATTGCAAAATGCATATGAAGCATTTAAAGACATGAGGGAACTTAACGTTTTATATTCAATTTTTCCTGAACTTGCCGAGGAAGAGAAAATACCACCTTCAGGACTTCATCAATATCCTCTTATAATTCATACGCTTAAGACCGTTGAATATATTTGCAATATCTTTAAACAGTGGGGGAAAATAAACCACTATGTTATAAAAGAGGTGTCAAATCTGACATTTTCTGGAAACATTTCTGGAAGAGAGCT
Encoded proteins:
- a CDS encoding aminotransferase class I/II-fold pyridoxal phosphate-dependent enzyme produces the protein MPNFQFARIDRLPPYVFAVVNDLKTKLRRAGEDIVDLGMGNPDLPTPKHIVDKLCEAAKNPRNHRYSQTKGLFKLREALALWYKRKYNVDLDPETEVITTIGSKEGLAHLALTLVNPGDVVMVPTPAYPIHPYSFIIAGGDVRSIPLLTDDGFDEDAFLESIIKAYKESWPRPKVLLLNFPHNPTTACVDIKFFEKIVDFARENNLLLIQDLAYSEISFDDYVPPSIFQVKGAKDVAVEFYSLSKTYSMAGWRVGFAAGNKDVIHALYRMKSYLDYGMFQPIQIAAIIALKGDQSCVEEYRKIYEKRRDVLVNGLNRIGWHVEKPKATMFVWAKIPEKFRSMGSLEFSKMLLLDGKVAVSPGIGFGEYGDEYVRFALVENELRIKQAVRGIKRAFEKYGLRNINV
- a CDS encoding 16S rRNA (uracil(1498)-N(3))-methyltransferase, yielding MRRFKVDGIKGEVAYLRGQEARHVLKVLRLRPGDEIVVFDGSGKEYLAVIEASSTQSVRLKVLEEITINRESPLKTILYMGLTNRLQKFEFALQKATELGVTEIVPVICQRSAFGEKVKDWSGKLRRWNEIVLNASKQCGRAVIPPVKEPVRLSSISDNSDLKFVLWERGGKSLESFSDVTATSVSLLVGPEGGLDEKEVEFLRDKGFYVIHLGKRILRAETAAIVGLALVQYIWGDLK
- a CDS encoding homoserine dehydrogenase — encoded protein: MDSVKVGIVGCGTVGSGVVKILLQNRDIIEERIGKKIELSMVADRDVEKVKKLGVPEKFIVNDGFKVVESEVDIVVELIGGTTVAKDIVKSALENGKHVVSANKALFASYGEELFSAAFENGVSIRFEASVGGGIPVIKALNEGLVANRIEKILGIINGTANFILTEMTTRGISFEEALKIAGEKGYAEADPSLDVDGIDAAHKIAILASIAYGGWVTINDVYVKGIRDITPLDIDFAHEFGYRIKLLAVAKPDNGKVEVRVHPAMLPEDHILSSVDGVFNACLIEGDFVGPTLYYGMGAGQRPTASAVVADIADIACGRGSSVPVSLLKRGAKIPVKRPGEFVSSFYIRFTAVDKPGVLAKISSILGKYNISIKMALQKSIALNGGVPVVMTTHEASFKTVKVAIAEIDKLDVIVKPTFLCMIEE
- a CDS encoding ATP-dependent Clp protease ATP-binding subunit; translated protein: MFEKFTKKARQIVIKAKEEAVTLRTPYLGTEHLLLVLLKEDEIVNQIISKYNISKIRIQEMVIHQIQPSPDEVDVNTIAFTTEARRALEQAVEEAKILGHAYVGPEHIFIGLAKERLGLAGRILRSYGLDHYTLRREVTAILKGILGKAKTSRKSNTPNLDKYGRDLTKLAEEGSLDPVIGRDKEIERVIHILARRRKNNPVLIGEPGVGKTAIVEGLAIRIAEGNVPEKLKDKRIVSLDMASLIAGTKYRGQFEERLKSVVKELENNKDVILFIDELHTLVGAGAAEGSMDASNILKPSLSRGEIQVIGATTLDEYRKYIEKDGALERRFQPVLVEEPSVEETVEILKGLKPKFEEFHNVTITDEAIERAVKLAVRYINDRKLPDKAIDIVDEAGAKAQLRMGTKPSDIKRIEERLQEIKALKEEALAMAEYEKAHEYKQEEMKLTSKLEELNKKWFVNRKSEKPVIDVLEIEEIVALWTGIPVNQLHEAEREKLLRLEAELHRRVVGQEKAVSAVARAIKRSRLGIRTNLNRPIGSFLFLGPTGVGKTELAKTLAEALFGDEKAMIRIDMSEYMEKHTVSRLIGAPPGYVGYEEGGQLTEIVRRKPYSVILLDEIEKAHPDVLNILLQIMEDGRLTDGLGRTVSFTNTILIMTSNLGAKHLVSAQKGMGFDTGTEEDMERKAFERMKSFVMDEVKRYFKPEFINRLDEIVVFHPLTREDVKEIVRKQVDRLNEELKERNLKIHVTSKFVNYIVDREFRKEYGARTIRRAIQSLIEDRLTDEILSGRFLEGGEVVFDITPKGKISVREKRRKAAAQMK
- the lpxK gene encoding tetraacyldisaccharide 4'-kinase; this translates as MRLEEIRKKVFKKEKGWALLYPIFYLLSKIYCLVSSARIDLYRHGILTSVVPKIPVISVGNIVVGGAGKTPLVEFIYRMLEDMGFSPAIVMRGYGGTEKGPVLARDDAKKFGDEAVIFARRGFRVVVSRDRLKGIDFAAEKGANIVVLDDGFQQLKIVSTVNIVVVDPFNPFGGNHCLPLGTLREPVSALERAHCFVLSRSNLAPVEKINSIELYLKTFKKPVFRAHQTFNGWMDENLSETSPPPRDINVFCGIGNPEQFIEMLKLKGFDLEKVFLFPDHYTYTDEDIERLCKYPNLVTTEKDAVKLKGKLSFKFPVLSVEVFGLKEFIVNRIKNVEKHEEKDEQKAFLPDGVSASQVTEGKVFKEILP
- a CDS encoding ABC transporter ATP-binding protein; protein product: MILVEVKNLKKIYRTESDTVEALKGINLVLNKGEFALIMGASGSGKSTLLHVLGTLDRPTSGKVFYKGKDLFSMNEKKLALFRNKNLGFVFQFHYLIMEFTLIENVMAPLLIAGVDVDEAREKAVDMLKKVGLGHRLTHKPFEISGGEQQRTAIARALVNSPELVLADEPTGNLDSKTSESVLSLMAELNRETETTFFIATHNRELEKFADRIYFIKDGIINI
- a CDS encoding 7-carboxy-7-deazaguanine synthase QueE → MKVYEIFSSVQGEGVDVGLVASFVRFAGCPLKCRYCDTQEARIGGTEFSHEEIIGELKNLGLSYVVVTGGEPLSQDGLPDFLFKLSSETWVKRIFVETSGFFYKADIFVKKVFVNISPKPPSMGMDFPLESLENFIVNFPDRVQVKFLILSEEDLIWILKIVRKYENYFSKKGIIFQPIGIPEKPYSESVKRAIDLVMREKTILFRFNVRVIPQIHKLVGIK
- a CDS encoding 3-deoxy-D-manno-octulosonic acid transferase, yielding MRIGLFIYNLLYGVSLPVLLTVAKFTSKKRGGFSVKRRFFSFPSESQVEGRDIWIHCASIGEVNSARPLIEKLKDRAIVTTFTDYGADRALKLFPEIPVYVIPPDMKPFTDRFVKSLGVKKLLVYETEIWPSLLTSAIEQKVEVYFVSGKITESSFSLYKRLSLVLKEIFNSSVFLARSDKDAERAKELGFAKVKTVGDLKFDSVMKPKPVNVSIGNRFPIIVWGSTHEGEEVLAGKIHVKLKEEFPQILTIVAPRHVGRAESLLSLLPGKAVLRTQSKNVPSDTDFYIVDTVGELSSFYSLGDIAVIGGTFNEKVGGHNPLEPMVFGIPVVLGPYYSHFQGVISKIKECIIFSTHENLFDKISLLIKNDELRHRVGVCGKRVLEKERSVTERILKEVFV
- a CDS encoding HD domain-containing protein, translating into MENLKQLENILEKIINCVKDGYIVGGALRDFLLGIEDIKDVDIVISGNFYETIHCIEKATQQKGFLYTREKPVYTFYLNNIRVDITKLQGTIEEDLSHRDFTINTIAYSLKEKKIIDPLNGIKDLQKKILCPVSSSALKKDPVRILRGIRIKSKFHLSYSKKFTESAKKFANLIEKEPKERIREELIKILKLQNAYEAFKDMRELNVLYSIFPELAEEEKIPPSGLHQYPLIIHTLKTVEYICNIFKQWGKINHYVIKEVSNLTFSGNISGRELLIIAGLLHDIGKPLTVKEKNGHLTFYNHDKIGAKMAEKRLLTIGFGKKTASSAKKIIELHLRPFFLFQLFKGKQLSPKAVYKFIKAAGSLLPLIVIHSIADFKATSEKMNKDTDEFIWFLNEKVINFYLKVKSVKPLLSGKEIMKIKGIQEGKAVGRIKDKLIEFQILGRVKTKEEAIKAIKGFSP
- a CDS encoding macro domain-containing protein, coding for MNNREVARLNWNGRDLVVVQGDITEEVVDAIVNPANSSLKHGGGVAGAIVRKGGKIIQEESNRIGYLPVGKAVFTTAGKLPCRFVIHTVGPVWGEGDEERKLRSAVDSVLEVASNLGLSSISIPAISTGIFGYPRREGVFVIVDEVLSWLLKNSQSSLKEIRFISIDEETVNLFKETVTDRKI